Proteins from a single region of Streptomyces vinaceus:
- a CDS encoding DUF418 domain-containing protein: MTQTRGGSGRLTAVDAVRGLAVLGMFAVHVGPGPRPEGAGYLIVAADGRAPALFTLLAGFSLALAQRGRPPAERPDGWAHRYRPLLIRCAVLAGLGLVLAALCPGILVILAFFAVYFLAAEPFTRLPAPVLTAVAGVSVVAGPLLSFLLGPVFGYETSGRGAVPVPASLTGWDGPGRVLCELLLTGAYPLATYFPYVLVGLAAGRLCDPRERRGAGRMALWGAAAAAGGYGSAWVAAHLLGGRERLLDVVAARHPEALGAADPVREVLSGQFGAVPSTSWDWLLVADPYSQTPLETIGNAGVGCALVGLFALAAHGRAGARLLRLPAALGAMALSAYVLHALVLAGPAHGAGSWGALAGFAGVALAAAWAWQRFWAHSPLRRGPLEHLLRLAAQGGGR; the protein is encoded by the coding sequence ATGACGCAGACGCGCGGCGGCAGCGGGCGGCTCACTGCCGTCGACGCCGTCCGCGGGTTGGCCGTCCTCGGGATGTTCGCCGTCCATGTGGGTCCCGGACCGCGGCCCGAGGGCGCCGGGTACCTGATCGTCGCGGCGGACGGGCGGGCGCCCGCGCTGTTCACCCTCCTCGCCGGGTTCTCCCTCGCCCTCGCCCAGCGCGGCCGCCCGCCCGCGGAGCGGCCGGACGGCTGGGCGCACCGCTACCGGCCCCTGCTGATCCGCTGCGCGGTCCTGGCCGGGCTGGGGCTGGTGCTGGCCGCGCTGTGCCCCGGGATCCTGGTCATCCTGGCCTTCTTCGCCGTCTACTTCCTCGCCGCCGAGCCCTTCACCCGGCTGCCCGCCCCGGTGCTCACGGCCGTCGCCGGGGTCTCGGTGGTCGCCGGTCCGCTGCTGTCGTTCCTGCTCGGCCCGGTGTTCGGGTACGAGACCTCCGGGCGCGGCGCGGTCCCCGTACCAGCCTCCCTCACCGGATGGGACGGGCCGGGCCGGGTGCTGTGCGAGCTGCTGCTCACGGGCGCGTATCCGCTCGCCACCTACTTCCCGTACGTCCTGGTCGGGCTGGCGGCCGGCCGGCTCTGCGATCCGCGCGAGCGCCGGGGCGCCGGGCGGATGGCGCTCTGGGGCGCGGCCGCCGCGGCCGGCGGCTACGGCTCCGCCTGGGTGGCCGCCCATCTGCTCGGCGGCCGGGAGCGCCTGCTCGACGTGGTCGCGGCCCGCCACCCGGAGGCCCTGGGGGCGGCCGATCCCGTACGGGAGGTGCTGAGCGGGCAGTTCGGCGCCGTGCCGAGCACCTCGTGGGACTGGCTGCTGGTGGCGGACCCGTACAGCCAGACGCCGCTGGAGACGATCGGCAACGCGGGGGTGGGCTGCGCGCTCGTCGGGCTCTTCGCGCTCGCCGCGCACGGCCGGGCCGGGGCGCGGCTGCTGCGGCTGCCGGCCGCGCTCGGGGCGATGGCCCTGAGCGCGTACGTCCTGCACGCGCTGGTCCTGGCCGGCCCGGCGCACGGGGCCGGGAGCTGGGGAGCGCTGGCCGGGTTCGCGGGGGTCGCCCTGGCCGCGGCCTGGGCCTGGCAGCGCTTCTGGGCGCACAGCCCGCTGCGCCGGGGCCCGTTGGAACACCTGCTCCGGCTGGCCGCGCAGGGCGGCGGCCGCTGA
- a CDS encoding NAD(P)-dependent oxidoreductase, with protein sequence MAKIALFGATGTIGTRVLREALDRGHEVTAVVRDPAKLADSGAEVMLGDVLDPHSVAEAAAGQDVVVSAVGPGGGDPAVLVTAAKSLIGGVCTLGPDVPRPRVVVVGGAGSLRTPQGPLVSAEPGIPEPVRALMQAHAEALDFLRTVPVEEVSWTCLSPAAQVAPGTRTGTYRLGLDDLVVEEDGLSRISTEDYAVALVDEIERDGHPGKRFTVGY encoded by the coding sequence ATGGCGAAGATCGCCCTGTTCGGCGCGACCGGCACCATCGGAACCCGCGTCCTGCGCGAAGCGCTCGACCGCGGCCACGAGGTCACCGCGGTGGTCCGTGACCCCGCGAAACTCGCAGACTCCGGAGCCGAGGTGATGCTCGGCGACGTCCTCGACCCGCACTCCGTCGCCGAGGCGGCCGCCGGCCAGGACGTGGTCGTCAGCGCCGTCGGCCCAGGCGGCGGGGACCCGGCCGTCCTCGTGACCGCCGCCAAGTCCCTGATCGGCGGCGTCTGCACGCTCGGCCCGGACGTCCCCCGCCCCCGGGTGGTCGTCGTCGGCGGGGCCGGTTCGCTGCGCACCCCCCAGGGGCCGCTGGTCAGCGCCGAGCCGGGCATCCCGGAACCGGTCCGCGCCCTCATGCAGGCCCACGCCGAGGCGCTGGACTTCCTGCGCACCGTCCCCGTCGAGGAGGTGAGCTGGACCTGCCTGAGCCCGGCCGCGCAGGTCGCTCCGGGTACCCGGACGGGCACCTACCGGCTGGGCCTCGACGACCTGGTCGTGGAAGAGGACGGCCTCAGCCGGATCTCCACGGAGGACTACGCCGTGGCCCTGGTCGACGAGATCGAGCGCGACGGACATCCCGGGAAGCGGTTCACCGTCGGCTACTGA